The following are encoded in a window of Telmatobacter sp. DSM 110680 genomic DNA:
- a CDS encoding glycoside hydrolase family 3 C-terminal domain-containing protein, with protein sequence MRQSLSKGAIWVLGMGLMFGLVSAIKAQEKFPFRDTSLSDSARIQDLLGRLTLDEKVQLMSDHPKIPRIGIAFSGQVEGLHGLALGGPGGWGGRGRQPVPTTTFPQEKGLGATWDPELLKKIGSLEGNEARYYYQNPVFDRGGVVVRAPNADLSRDPRWGRTEESMGEDPYLVGTMTVAFAQGLQGPDPKHWQAASLMKHFLANENEDGRTHTSSDFDERLFREYYSVPFRMGFEEGGSRAVMAAYNSWNGTPMMIHPVLKDVMIKEWGNDGLICTDGGALGLLISSHKRFPDKEQGSAAAVKAGINHFLDVYKPDLTKALKDSLLTEADMDAALKNLLTVYLKLGEMDPEGVDPYAKIGVETGGQLPPWERENSKELARQATDESIVLLKNDGNTLPLDKTKLKTIAVIGPWIDQVLQDWYSGTWPYSVTILDGIREAAGRNAKVIFADGSNLEEAASLAKKVDVAIVVVGNHPECNAGWDQCPTPSNGKEDVDRKTIVLEQEELVKRVFAANPKTIEVLRSSFPYAIAWSQQNVPAIVHITHNSQEEGHGLADVLFGDYSPAGRLTQTWPTGDDQLQPILDYNLLDGETYLYSKKKPLYPFGFGLSYTTFDYKSLAPSASNMNADGSVQVHIKVKNTGKRASDEVVQMYVQHVGSAVTRPQLELKGFKRVRIEAGAEKDVAMELKARDLAYWDAPGHVWRVEKEKVRVLAGGSSDKLPVQTVVDVTGAKDYKP encoded by the coding sequence ATGCGTCAATCTTTGAGCAAAGGTGCGATTTGGGTGTTGGGAATGGGGCTGATGTTTGGGCTGGTTTCAGCGATTAAGGCCCAGGAGAAGTTTCCGTTTCGGGATACGTCACTCTCGGATAGTGCGCGTATCCAGGATTTATTGGGGCGATTGACGCTCGACGAGAAAGTGCAATTGATGTCGGACCATCCCAAGATTCCCCGGATCGGGATTGCGTTCTCGGGACAGGTGGAAGGGCTGCACGGGTTGGCCCTCGGTGGTCCCGGCGGATGGGGCGGACGGGGCCGCCAGCCGGTACCGACGACAACATTTCCGCAGGAGAAGGGCCTCGGTGCGACGTGGGATCCCGAGTTGCTGAAGAAGATCGGGTCACTTGAAGGAAACGAGGCGCGGTACTACTACCAGAATCCTGTGTTTGATCGCGGCGGAGTGGTGGTGCGTGCGCCCAATGCCGATCTGAGCCGCGATCCTCGGTGGGGTCGCACCGAAGAGTCGATGGGCGAAGATCCGTACCTGGTCGGCACGATGACGGTGGCGTTTGCGCAGGGGTTGCAAGGGCCTGATCCTAAGCATTGGCAGGCAGCGTCATTAATGAAGCACTTCCTGGCAAATGAGAATGAGGATGGACGCACTCACACGTCTTCGGATTTTGATGAGCGGCTGTTTCGCGAATATTATTCGGTTCCGTTTCGGATGGGATTCGAAGAGGGTGGATCGCGCGCGGTGATGGCCGCATACAACTCGTGGAACGGCACACCCATGATGATTCATCCAGTGCTGAAAGACGTGATGATCAAGGAGTGGGGTAATGATGGGCTTATCTGTACCGATGGCGGCGCTCTGGGATTGCTAATTAGTTCGCACAAGAGATTTCCGGATAAGGAACAAGGGTCGGCAGCAGCGGTAAAGGCGGGGATCAATCATTTTCTCGATGTCTACAAACCTGATCTTACGAAAGCTCTGAAGGACAGTCTGCTGACCGAAGCGGATATGGACGCGGCGCTAAAGAATTTGCTGACTGTCTATCTGAAGCTCGGAGAGATGGACCCGGAGGGAGTCGATCCTTACGCCAAGATTGGCGTTGAAACGGGCGGCCAGTTGCCACCGTGGGAGCGCGAAAACAGCAAAGAACTGGCGCGGCAGGCTACGGATGAATCGATTGTGTTGCTGAAGAACGACGGCAACACGCTGCCCCTCGACAAGACAAAGTTGAAAACGATTGCGGTGATTGGTCCGTGGATCGATCAGGTTTTGCAGGACTGGTACAGCGGGACATGGCCGTATTCCGTGACGATTCTCGACGGCATACGCGAGGCAGCGGGCAGAAATGCAAAAGTAATCTTTGCGGATGGCTCGAATCTGGAAGAGGCGGCTTCGCTGGCAAAGAAAGTCGATGTGGCAATCGTGGTGGTGGGCAATCATCCGGAGTGCAATGCTGGATGGGATCAGTGTCCGACCCCCTCGAACGGAAAAGAAGATGTGGACCGCAAGACAATCGTCTTGGAGCAGGAAGAGCTGGTGAAGAGAGTCTTCGCCGCGAATCCAAAAACGATCGAGGTATTGCGATCGAGTTTTCCATACGCGATTGCCTGGAGCCAGCAAAATGTGCCAGCGATTGTGCACATCACGCACAACAGCCAGGAAGAAGGACATGGGCTTGCGGACGTATTGTTTGGGGACTACTCGCCGGCGGGGCGACTGACGCAGACGTGGCCAACGGGAGATGATCAGCTGCAGCCCATTCTGGACTACAACCTGCTGGATGGCGAGACCTACCTCTACAGCAAGAAGAAGCCGCTTTACCCATTTGGATTCGGGCTGAGTTATACAACATTTGATTATAAAAGTCTGGCGCCAAGCGCTTCGAACATGAATGCTGACGGCAGCGTGCAGGTGCACATCAAGGTGAAGAACACAGGCAAGCGCGCAAGTGATGAAGTAGTACAGATGTATGTGCAACATGTGGGGTCCGCAGTCACGCGACCGCAATTGGAACTCAAGGGATTCAAGCGGGTGCGGATCGAGGCTGGCGCTGAGAAAGATGTTGCGATGGAATTGAAAGCGCGCGACCTGGCGTACTGGGACGCACCGGGACATGTGTGGCGCGTGGAAAAAGAAAAGGTTCGCGTGCTTGCGGGCGGTTCGAGCGACAAGTTGCCGGTGCAGACTGTCGTTGATGTGACGGGAGCGAAAGACTACAAGCCCTAA
- the lspA gene encoding signal peptidase II, whose protein sequence is MSFPAPHKLPWLLLISAFVIVADRVTKTVVASHVPLGEGTTVIPGFLRITHWLNEGAAFSLFADSASPNAVRWGLIAFSAVAAIAVVIALVRLGSRITFATVALALVLGGALGNLHDRVVYGSVVDFIEVHIFGYHWPDFNVADSSIVIGACLLLLDSLLPARSADPVITTETH, encoded by the coding sequence TTGAGTTTTCCTGCGCCTCACAAACTCCCCTGGCTCCTCCTCATCTCCGCGTTCGTCATCGTTGCCGATCGCGTTACAAAAACCGTGGTTGCCTCCCACGTTCCCCTTGGCGAAGGCACCACCGTGATCCCCGGATTCTTGCGCATCACCCATTGGCTCAATGAGGGCGCAGCCTTTTCGCTCTTCGCTGACTCTGCCTCCCCCAATGCCGTCCGTTGGGGACTCATCGCCTTCTCCGCAGTCGCCGCAATCGCTGTTGTCATCGCCCTGGTCCGACTCGGCAGCCGGATCACTTTTGCGACTGTGGCCCTTGCTCTGGTACTCGGCGGAGCCCTCGGTAATCTGCACGATCGCGTCGTCTACGGCTCCGTCGTCGACTTCATCGAGGTCCACATCTTCGGCTATCACTGGCCCGACTTCAACGTAGCCGACAGCTCCATCGTTATCGGAGCATGCCTCCTGCTGCTCGATTCCCTTCTTCCCGCAAGATCAGCTGATCCCGTCATCACAACTGAAACTCATTAA
- a CDS encoding ATP-dependent DNA ligase: MNLVVNPPILPMLAKRVDEIPAEGKWIFEPKWDGFRVLIFRDGDEVLIQSRDEKSLNRYFPEMIDPLRKQLPLKCVLDGELVIATDGRLDFDALQLRIHPAASRVKLLASQSPASCIFFDLLSEGTRDLRSLPFRERRVGLESLLKSGEPPLHITPATEDRKTALDWFRRFEGAGLDGVIAKPVDLSYQPDKRVMLKIKHERDCDCVVAGFRWYKQAAGREIGSLLLGLYDDAKALQHVGVCSSFTAEKRRELLDFLTPYRKNALDDHPWKSWENPAVQNDSAEHRMPGGKSRWSQGKDLSWEPLRPELVVEVSYEHMQSGRFRHMAHFRHWRNDRKPATCTFAQLEVVPPEELKTIFANGR; the protein is encoded by the coding sequence ATGAATCTCGTCGTGAATCCGCCAATACTTCCCATGCTCGCCAAACGCGTAGACGAGATCCCGGCTGAAGGTAAGTGGATATTTGAACCAAAGTGGGATGGTTTTCGCGTTCTGATATTTCGCGACGGCGATGAGGTTCTAATTCAGAGTCGCGATGAAAAGTCGCTGAACCGCTACTTTCCCGAAATGATTGATCCACTCCGCAAGCAACTGCCTTTGAAATGCGTGCTTGACGGCGAACTCGTCATTGCGACCGACGGCCGCCTCGACTTCGACGCATTACAGCTTCGCATCCACCCGGCAGCATCGCGCGTAAAACTTCTCGCGTCTCAGTCTCCTGCGTCGTGCATATTTTTCGATCTGCTCTCCGAAGGCACACGCGATCTTCGATCCCTTCCCTTTCGCGAACGCCGCGTTGGATTGGAATCGCTGTTGAAGTCTGGGGAACCGCCGCTCCACATCACGCCTGCAACCGAAGATCGCAAAACTGCACTCGATTGGTTTCGCCGTTTTGAAGGTGCTGGGCTCGACGGCGTAATTGCCAAACCCGTCGATCTTTCCTACCAGCCCGACAAACGAGTGATGCTGAAGATAAAACACGAACGCGATTGCGACTGCGTCGTCGCAGGCTTCCGATGGTACAAGCAGGCCGCAGGAAGAGAGATTGGCTCGTTACTGCTCGGCTTATACGATGACGCTAAAGCCCTGCAGCATGTTGGTGTATGTTCGAGCTTTACCGCCGAAAAGCGCCGCGAACTTCTCGATTTCCTCACACCCTATCGAAAAAATGCTCTGGACGATCACCCTTGGAAGAGTTGGGAAAACCCAGCCGTACAGAACGATTCCGCCGAGCATCGCATGCCCGGCGGCAAAAGCCGATGGAGCCAGGGAAAGGACCTTTCCTGGGAACCGCTTCGTCCCGAACTCGTTGTCGAGGTTTCTTACGAGCACATGCAGAGTGGCCGCTTCCGCCACATGGCCCATTTTCGACACTGGCGCAATGATCGCAAGCCAGCCACTTGTACCTTCGCTCAACTGGAGGTCGTCCCGCCCGAAGAATTGAAAACTATCTTCGCCAACGGCCGATAG
- a CDS encoding TonB family protein has translation MDNTTTQSPASAHLKTSAGNVEHNGEKDRKAGDSQPGQSQPMGPVSAIMANDVLIQPDAETKSDLPSMEGHELDSFLGKAFDEKPIWKDLYENIHDVFFPPKLPPLVLTSRPIPVVDRMAVKANPWAIGTSSAVNLAILAVVIWLGITIIHAPAKPKLNVSNVDVSDILKAPKLTTPAGGGGGGGSHDIVDPMKGKLPPRMKDPIVPPMVPILEKPKLAFTPAINVQKDITLPDNPQMVNFGVKNSSNVQLASNGSGGGGGMGSGYGGGLGSGNGNGYGPGSGGNTGGGVYHIGGGVSAPIPIFTPEAEFSDEARRAKYQGVCLISLIVDAQGNPQNPRVVRPLGMGLDEKALEAVRKYKFKPAMKGGTPVPVMMSIEVNFRLY, from the coding sequence TTGGATAATACGACAACCCAATCGCCTGCGTCTGCTCATCTAAAGACAAGCGCAGGCAATGTCGAGCATAATGGAGAGAAGGACCGGAAAGCGGGCGATAGCCAACCAGGGCAGTCGCAGCCAATGGGGCCAGTATCGGCAATTATGGCAAATGACGTTTTAATTCAGCCGGATGCGGAGACCAAGAGCGACTTGCCCTCGATGGAAGGTCACGAGCTTGACTCGTTCCTCGGGAAGGCGTTCGACGAAAAGCCGATCTGGAAAGACCTTTACGAGAATATTCACGACGTTTTCTTTCCTCCAAAGCTTCCTCCGCTTGTGCTTACGTCAAGGCCGATCCCGGTTGTGGATCGCATGGCGGTCAAGGCGAATCCTTGGGCTATCGGAACATCGAGCGCGGTGAATCTGGCGATTTTGGCCGTCGTGATCTGGCTCGGAATCACAATCATTCATGCGCCTGCTAAACCGAAACTGAATGTGTCGAATGTGGATGTGAGTGACATTCTGAAGGCGCCCAAGTTGACTACCCCGGCAGGTGGCGGTGGTGGCGGCGGATCGCACGACATTGTAGATCCGATGAAGGGCAAACTTCCTCCGCGCATGAAGGATCCGATCGTGCCTCCGATGGTGCCGATCCTGGAGAAGCCAAAGCTGGCCTTTACGCCTGCCATCAATGTTCAAAAGGACATCACTCTGCCCGATAATCCGCAGATGGTGAACTTTGGCGTCAAGAACTCCTCTAACGTGCAATTAGCCTCGAATGGATCTGGTGGCGGCGGTGGCATGGGCAGCGGGTACGGTGGCGGCCTCGGTTCGGGCAACGGCAACGGATACGGTCCGGGCAGCGGCGGCAATACCGGCGGCGGCGTTTATCACATCGGTGGGGGTGTATCGGCGCCAATTCCGATTTTTACGCCGGAGGCTGAGTTCTCCGATGAGGCGCGACGTGCGAAGTACCAAGGTGTGTGTCTGATTTCGCTGATCGTGGATGCCCAGGGCAATCCGCAGAATCCGCGGGTCGTTCGTCCGTTGGGTATGGGCCTGGACGAAAAGGCTCTGGAAGCAGTGCGGAAGTATAAGTTTAAGCCAGCCATGAAGGGCGGAACGCCAGTGCCGGTGATGATGAGCATCGAGGTCAACTTCCGGCTGTACTAA
- the ileS gene encoding isoleucine--tRNA ligase, with product MSPTPELKATLTLPQTTFPMKANLPQNEPLRLKKWAELRLYEKLRESCAGRPPYLLHDGPPYANGPIHLGHALNKGLKDFVVKSKTMAGFDSPYVPGYDCHGLPIEIKVDEQLGRKKLEMPVPEVLAACRAYAQKYVDLQTSQFERIGCFGRWEKPYMTMARDYEARTLEAFYGFLEKGFVYRGLKPVYWCIHDRTALAEAEVEYDAHTSPSIYVRYKLTSAPEKLDPALAGRQVYTIIWTTTPWTIPASMAVAFHPDFEYVAFSASGDPKLPGSLADPVYIVAAELAPAVIAACKLGTTAELARFKGDQLEHTTFKHPFLDRSILGVLATYVTADQGTGAVHTAPSHGADDFYTGQRYDLDQTCRVDASGHLHVDPDAWPHASLPAFEGKRVWAANPIVVAMLEEYRALLAVSDLEHSYPHCWRCHHPVIFRATEQWFISLETPMKRADGSETTYRQLSIEEIDKVVWDPSWGKERITNMIATRPDWCISRQRIWGVPIAVFMCEGCDKPIIDPALDRKIITLFERDGADAWHTTPIADLLPAGTKCSHCEGVTFRKETDILDVWFDSGTSWFAVCESDADLKDIYKNFQESKGAECLYLEGGDQHRGWFHSSLLTSVALRGRAPYSHVATAGWTLDEQGRAMSKSLGNGVDPVDIAERMGGEIVRLWVASIDFREDMAASENLMARCAELYRKLRNTFRFLLGNLNGFDPMRDRIAEADLLPLDQYMLARTRELTEKILGWYADFEFHRVYQAVNDFAIVDLSSFYLDILKDRMYTFAPTSHERRSAQTVLWQITEALVRLVAPIVSFTADEVWEYLPIIENREASVHLALFPKPEEIFSENSLYLLGEWKVLFALRESVLRSLEELRQNKVIGKATEAEVKLYAQEVSLEILRKNLVSLKEFLNVSKVTLVNDFKLTRAESNETKDAKEVLTGIADLQAFVLPASGHKCARCWNFMPVVSDYGIWQNVCTRCHNALKEMGIAPPEVAA from the coding sequence ATGTCTCCAACGCCGGAGTTGAAGGCGACCTTAACCTTGCCGCAAACCACTTTTCCGATGAAGGCCAATCTACCTCAGAATGAGCCTCTTCGGCTGAAAAAGTGGGCGGAGCTTCGACTTTACGAAAAACTGCGCGAAAGTTGCGCCGGAAGGCCTCCTTATCTTCTCCACGACGGACCTCCCTATGCCAATGGGCCCATCCATCTCGGTCACGCCCTCAATAAGGGATTGAAAGACTTTGTCGTCAAGTCGAAGACCATGGCTGGATTCGACTCCCCCTACGTCCCCGGCTACGATTGCCACGGCCTTCCCATTGAGATCAAGGTCGACGAGCAGCTTGGCCGCAAAAAGCTGGAAATGCCGGTTCCGGAGGTCCTCGCCGCCTGCCGCGCCTACGCCCAGAAGTACGTTGACCTTCAGACATCCCAGTTCGAACGCATCGGATGCTTTGGCCGCTGGGAAAAACCCTACATGACGATGGCACGAGACTACGAGGCCCGCACCCTCGAAGCCTTCTACGGCTTCCTTGAAAAGGGCTTCGTCTATCGCGGGCTCAAGCCCGTCTACTGGTGCATCCACGACCGCACGGCCCTCGCCGAAGCTGAGGTGGAGTACGACGCTCACACCAGCCCATCAATATATGTGCGCTACAAACTGACCTCGGCTCCGGAGAAGCTCGATCCCGCGCTTGCCGGCCGCCAGGTCTACACAATCATCTGGACCACGACTCCCTGGACCATACCCGCGTCCATGGCTGTCGCCTTCCATCCCGATTTCGAATACGTCGCATTCTCGGCAAGTGGAGACCCAAAATTACCCGGGTCGCTGGCTGATCCGGTGTACATCGTCGCTGCCGAACTTGCGCCTGCCGTCATCGCTGCCTGCAAACTCGGCACAACTGCGGAACTTGCCCGCTTTAAGGGAGACCAGCTAGAGCACACCACCTTCAAGCACCCTTTCCTTGACCGAAGCATTCTCGGCGTGCTCGCAACCTACGTCACCGCCGACCAAGGCACCGGAGCCGTCCACACCGCTCCCTCGCATGGTGCAGACGACTTCTACACCGGCCAGCGCTACGACCTTGATCAGACATGTCGCGTCGATGCATCCGGCCATCTTCACGTCGATCCCGATGCGTGGCCTCATGCATCACTTCCCGCGTTCGAAGGGAAGAGAGTCTGGGCCGCCAACCCCATCGTCGTCGCCATGCTTGAGGAGTACCGCGCTCTGCTGGCTGTCTCGGATCTTGAGCACTCCTATCCGCATTGCTGGCGCTGCCATCACCCGGTGATCTTCCGCGCTACCGAGCAGTGGTTCATCTCTCTCGAAACCCCGATGAAACGCGCCGATGGATCAGAAACTACTTATCGCCAGCTATCGATCGAGGAGATCGACAAGGTCGTGTGGGATCCCTCATGGGGCAAGGAGCGCATCACCAACATGATCGCCACCCGCCCCGATTGGTGCATAAGCCGCCAGCGCATCTGGGGCGTGCCCATCGCGGTGTTTATGTGCGAGGGTTGCGACAAGCCAATCATCGACCCGGCACTCGATCGCAAAATCATCACCCTCTTCGAGCGCGACGGTGCAGATGCGTGGCACACCACGCCAATCGCCGACCTACTGCCTGCCGGAACAAAATGCTCTCATTGCGAAGGAGTCACCTTCCGCAAGGAGACGGACATCCTCGACGTCTGGTTCGACTCCGGCACCAGTTGGTTCGCCGTCTGCGAATCCGACGCCGATTTAAAGGACATCTACAAGAACTTCCAGGAGAGCAAAGGAGCCGAGTGCCTCTATCTTGAAGGCGGAGATCAGCATCGCGGCTGGTTCCACTCATCGCTGCTTACATCCGTTGCGCTCCGCGGCCGTGCGCCATATTCGCACGTGGCCACCGCTGGATGGACGCTCGACGAGCAAGGCCGCGCCATGTCCAAGTCTCTCGGCAACGGCGTTGATCCCGTTGATATCGCCGAACGTATGGGCGGGGAGATCGTGCGCCTCTGGGTAGCCTCCATCGACTTTCGCGAAGACATGGCTGCAAGCGAGAACCTCATGGCTCGCTGCGCAGAACTCTACCGCAAGCTGCGCAACACCTTCCGTTTTCTGCTCGGCAATCTCAACGGATTCGATCCCATGCGCGACCGGATCGCCGAAGCAGACCTTCTGCCTCTCGACCAGTACATGCTCGCCCGCACCCGCGAGCTCACAGAGAAAATCCTCGGCTGGTACGCAGACTTTGAATTTCATCGCGTCTACCAGGCCGTCAACGATTTCGCCATCGTCGATTTGAGCTCGTTCTATCTCGACATCCTCAAAGACCGCATGTACACTTTTGCGCCCACCAGCCACGAACGGCGCTCCGCGCAAACCGTGCTTTGGCAGATCACCGAGGCTCTCGTCCGTCTGGTAGCACCGATTGTCAGCTTCACTGCCGACGAAGTCTGGGAATACCTGCCCATCATCGAGAACCGCGAAGCCAGCGTGCACCTCGCCTTGTTCCCCAAACCCGAAGAGATTTTTTCGGAGAACTCACTCTATCTTTTGGGGGAATGGAAGGTCCTATTTGCCTTGCGGGAGAGCGTACTCCGTTCCCTCGAAGAGCTTCGTCAGAACAAAGTTATCGGCAAGGCAACAGAGGCCGAAGTCAAACTTTACGCCCAAGAAGTCTCCTTAGAGATTCTTCGAAAGAATCTCGTTAGTCTCAAAGAGTTTCTGAATGTCTCAAAGGTTACGCTAGTCAATGATTTCAAATTGACTCGCGCAGAATCTAACGAGACAAAAGACGCAAAGGAAGTACTGACTGGCATCGCCGATCTTCAAGCATTCGTACTGCCCGCCAGCGGCCATAAATGCGCTCGTTGCTGGAACTTCATGCCCGTAGTCTCCGACTACGGAATCTGGCAAAATGTCTGCACCCGCTGCCACAACGCCCTCAAAGAGATGGGAATTGCGCCACCGGAGGTCGCAGCGTGA
- a CDS encoding M1 family aminopeptidase: protein MKIGRPSPWRESRLSFVCSLLSALTIAFSGLLQAQRLTTTVRPVHYTLTLSPDLKAATFTGSETIDVTLAEPANSITLNAHDLTFESVEIETAGKKQTATVSLDQEKEQATFTVRDKLAAGKAKLIIRYSGILNGQLRGFYLSKTARRNYAVTQFESTDARRAFPSFDEPAFKATYDISLVVDRGDTGISNGPIVSDTPGPAADKHTLKFLTTPKMSTYLVAFLVGDFQCSSGEQDGVAIRTCATPDKVALTKYGVDVAKYVLHYYNNYFGIPYPLKKLDLIGLPDFEAGAMENFGAITYRETALLVDPKTASINAKTEVALVIAHEMAHQWFGDLVTMQWWDNIWLNEGFATWMENKPVAAMHPEWNIDQAVAAGLDATLNLDAQPTTRAIRARADTPAEIEQMFDGISYGKAGNVLLSVENYLGPETFRQGVHNYLAAHLYGNATAEDFWNAQTSTSHKPVDKIMESLVAQAGVPLLTFGQPHDGKVEVSQKRFYLTPSVQPDEAQKWTLPVCFKSDGKQDCQLLTPESTFLNVPQNGLFFANANGKGYYRTSYAPSDYAALASHVEDDLTPSERISLIGDEWAQVRANKAIVGQYMNLVEAVKSDASANVVSTALNGLGAIDSRIAATPEEKAALDSWVRQTFAPEYAKLGAPSQSDSPNKKQLRALLFAELGDAKDPRILAEARDISAKYLADANSTDPNLAQTALQITARNGDAALFDQLQKIFETSTNPEIQIGALRLLAMFENPELAQRALQYAVSDKVRNQDAALQLAISLDNEKNRDLAWRFIQDHWDDVKKEFTPEMGNVLVGATSTFCSESARDDVSQFFASHTVPDADQELKHAIERINGCIELRNLQEPQLKTWLATQPRASGAETAH from the coding sequence ATGAAGATCGGTCGCCCTTCCCCCTGGCGCGAGTCGCGCCTTTCCTTTGTTTGTTCTTTACTTTCCGCTTTGACAATCGCTTTTTCGGGATTACTTCAAGCTCAACGTCTCACCACAACGGTTCGCCCAGTGCACTACACGCTGACACTCTCCCCTGATCTCAAAGCCGCGACTTTCACCGGTTCCGAGACCATTGACGTCACCCTGGCCGAGCCGGCAAACTCCATCACTCTCAACGCCCACGATCTCACCTTCGAATCTGTCGAGATCGAAACGGCAGGCAAAAAACAAACGGCAACCGTCTCTCTTGATCAAGAGAAGGAACAAGCCACCTTCACGGTGCGTGACAAGCTTGCCGCAGGAAAAGCGAAGCTGATCATCCGATACAGCGGCATCCTCAACGGCCAACTTCGCGGCTTCTATCTTTCCAAAACGGCTCGCCGCAACTATGCCGTCACGCAGTTCGAATCCACCGATGCTCGGCGCGCTTTTCCTTCGTTCGATGAGCCGGCGTTCAAGGCCACATACGACATCTCGCTGGTCGTAGACAGAGGCGACACCGGCATCTCAAACGGTCCCATCGTCAGCGATACGCCGGGCCCCGCTGCGGATAAACACACTCTCAAGTTCCTCACCACGCCTAAGATGTCTACCTATCTTGTGGCCTTCCTTGTGGGTGATTTCCAGTGCTCTTCCGGCGAACAGGACGGCGTAGCTATCCGCACGTGCGCAACACCCGACAAGGTCGCCCTGACCAAGTACGGCGTTGATGTCGCGAAGTACGTGTTGCACTACTACAACAACTACTTCGGAATTCCCTATCCGCTGAAGAAGCTCGACCTCATCGGTCTGCCCGACTTTGAAGCCGGCGCGATGGAGAATTTTGGCGCGATTACGTATCGCGAGACCGCCCTGCTCGTCGATCCCAAAACAGCATCCATCAACGCCAAGACTGAAGTCGCCCTGGTCATCGCTCACGAAATGGCGCACCAGTGGTTCGGCGATCTTGTCACTATGCAGTGGTGGGACAACATCTGGCTAAACGAAGGTTTCGCCACATGGATGGAAAACAAGCCAGTCGCCGCGATGCATCCTGAATGGAATATCGATCAAGCCGTCGCCGCCGGTCTGGATGCGACGCTGAACCTCGACGCTCAGCCCACCACCCGTGCCATTCGCGCCCGCGCCGACACTCCCGCGGAAATTGAGCAGATGTTCGACGGCATCTCCTACGGCAAGGCCGGCAATGTTCTCCTCAGCGTTGAAAATTACCTCGGCCCGGAAACCTTTCGCCAAGGCGTGCATAACTATCTCGCCGCGCATCTCTACGGCAATGCCACGGCTGAAGATTTCTGGAATGCCCAGACCTCAACGAGTCACAAGCCGGTCGACAAGATTATGGAGAGTCTCGTAGCCCAGGCGGGTGTGCCACTCCTAACCTTCGGCCAGCCGCACGACGGCAAAGTCGAGGTCTCGCAAAAGCGCTTCTATTTAACGCCAAGCGTCCAGCCAGACGAAGCTCAAAAATGGACGCTGCCTGTTTGCTTCAAAAGCGACGGCAAGCAAGACTGCCAGCTCCTTACACCCGAATCAACGTTTCTGAACGTCCCGCAAAACGGACTCTTCTTTGCCAATGCAAATGGCAAGGGCTATTACCGCACCTCTTACGCCCCGTCCGACTACGCCGCTCTCGCTTCCCATGTTGAAGACGATCTAACGCCTTCTGAACGCATCAGCCTCATTGGCGATGAGTGGGCACAGGTCCGCGCGAACAAGGCTATCGTCGGCCAATATATGAACCTCGTCGAAGCCGTCAAATCAGATGCGAGTGCAAATGTCGTGTCCACAGCACTCAACGGACTTGGCGCCATCGATTCTCGCATCGCTGCCACTCCAGAGGAGAAAGCAGCACTCGATAGCTGGGTCAGGCAGACGTTTGCTCCGGAATACGCCAAGCTCGGCGCGCCTTCCCAAAGTGATTCGCCGAACAAAAAGCAACTACGCGCTTTGCTCTTTGCCGAACTCGGCGACGCCAAGGATCCTCGGATCCTCGCCGAAGCGCGCGATATCAGCGCCAAATACCTCGCGGATGCAAACTCAACTGACCCCAACCTCGCACAGACTGCCCTCCAGATCACCGCTCGCAACGGCGACGCGGCTCTCTTTGATCAATTGCAGAAGATCTTTGAAACCTCTACAAATCCAGAAATCCAAATCGGTGCGCTCCGGCTTCTGGCCATGTTTGAAAATCCAGAGCTAGCCCAGCGTGCGCTTCAGTACGCGGTCTCCGACAAAGTCCGTAATCAGGACGCAGCTCTTCAACTCGCCATCTCGCTCGACAACGAAAAGAATCGCGATCTCGCCTGGAGGTTCATCCAGGATCATTGGGATGATGTGAAGAAAGAATTCACACCCGAGATGGGAAACGTCCTCGTTGGAGCCACCAGCACTTTCTGCTCCGAGTCAGCACGCGACGACGTGTCGCAGTTCTTTGCATCGCACACGGTTCCCGATGCCGATCAGGAACTGAAGCATGCCATCGAACGCATCAATGGATGCATCGAACTGCGCAACCTGCAGGAACCACAGTTGAAGACTTGGCTAGCCACTCAGCCCAGGGCATCGGGAGCCGAAACGGCACACTGA